In a single window of the Ruminococcus albus 7 = DSM 20455 genome:
- a CDS encoding IS66 family transposase, with translation MLDEFFAWLENVQVSGKGKLTDAVRYALNERKYLYTFLENGDVPIDNNRAENAIRPFALGRKNWLFSNTANGARSSATLYSIISTAQANGVDAEKYLTELFSQPAGTILLPWREENET, from the coding sequence TTGCTTGACGAGTTTTTTGCGTGGCTTGAAAATGTTCAGGTCAGTGGTAAGGGCAAGCTGACAGATGCAGTAAGATATGCGTTGAATGAACGGAAATATCTTTACACGTTTCTTGAAAACGGAGACGTGCCTATCGACAACAACAGAGCCGAAAACGCAATAAGACCGTTTGCGTTAGGCCGAAAAAATTGGCTGTTTTCAAATACAGCAAACGGAGCCAGATCAAGTGCAACGCTGTATTCGATCATTTCAACTGCACAGGCGAACGGTGTTGATGCTGAGAAATACCTGACCGAGCTGTTTTCACAGCCTGCGGGAACGATATTATTACCATGGAGGGAAGAAAATGAAACTTAG
- a CDS encoding aldo/keto reductase codes for MYNHQLDTFIVVADSGSFNKAAEALFISPPAVIKQINLLEDSLGVRLFTRTHRGLQLTKAGQSVYEDARYIIAYCRESVERAKKADDTQPSVLRIGTSTMTPGQTIVDMWTQIREEIPDIKFQLVPFENTPENAREILKNMGKNIDIVCGVYDERALKNWQCAAQFVADVPMRCAVSVYDTLAKKDRLTVEDLHGIFSHPVLSEIGSKYGKTAAQIALKWNTQRGVSILPKSVHVERMEQNIDIWDFTLTDEDMQKIAELDLGHSEIVDHDSPEFVKALNGMKV; via the coding sequence ATGTACAACCACCAACTCGACACGTTCATTGTTGTCGCTGACAGCGGCAGTTTCAATAAAGCGGCGGAAGCGCTGTTCATCTCGCCGCCTGCGGTCATCAAGCAGATCAATCTTTTGGAGGACAGTCTCGGCGTTCGCCTGTTTACACGCACGCACAGAGGATTACAGCTTACAAAGGCAGGACAGTCAGTATACGAGGACGCACGGTATATCATCGCCTATTGCCGTGAATCTGTGGAGCGTGCGAAGAAAGCCGATGACACACAACCGTCTGTACTTCGTATCGGTACATCGACCATGACACCCGGACAGACCATTGTGGATATGTGGACGCAGATCAGAGAGGAGATTCCCGACATCAAATTTCAACTCGTGCCTTTTGAGAATACGCCCGAAAACGCAAGGGAGATACTCAAAAACATGGGAAAGAACATTGACATCGTGTGCGGAGTTTATGACGAACGTGCGCTGAAAAACTGGCAGTGTGCGGCGCAGTTCGTAGCGGATGTACCGATGCGCTGTGCGGTGTCGGTCTATGATACTCTTGCGAAAAAAGACAGGCTGACCGTGGAAGACCTGCACGGCATCTTCTCTCACCCTGTTCTCTCGGAAATTGGCAGTAAGTACGGAAAGACCGCCGCACAGATCGCCCTCAAATGGAACACGCAGCGTGGTGTTTCCATTCTGCCGAAGTCTGTTCATGTGGAGCGTATGGAGCAGAATATCGACATCTGGGACTTCACACTTACCGATGAGGATATGCAGAAGATCGCAGAACTTGACCTTGGTCACAGCGAGATCGTTGACCATGATTCGCCTGAATTTGTTAAGGCTCTGAACGGAATGAAGGTATAA
- a CDS encoding S66 peptidase family protein, translating to MIPQKLNPEDEIRIIAPSSSLTRVRPDIYDSAFTFLKDKGFNITFSKNCRETNMFLSSSIRSRVDDIHEAFADKNVKAVMACIGGFNANEILPYLDYELIRANPKILCGYSDITALLNAVYAKTGLVTYHAPHLAALGFLNEREYTEKYFSECIMSDASFAVTPSVASQSYTVIQKGKCEGEIIGGNLCTLNLLQGTPYMPEIENRVLFLEDDNIMGDYFVCEFDRNLQSLLQISGADTIRGIVFGRFDESCKMTEDIVKAIVKDKVSPDIPIVFGVDFGHVFPMFSFPIGGRVRLSVNNSIDLKIIEH from the coding sequence ATGATACCCCAAAAATTGAACCCAGAAGATGAGATTCGCATTATCGCTCCGTCAAGCAGTTTGACGAGAGTTCGTCCTGATATTTATGACAGCGCATTCACTTTTCTGAAGGACAAGGGCTTCAATATAACCTTTTCCAAAAATTGCAGAGAAACTAATATGTTTTTATCTTCGTCTATTCGCTCTCGTGTCGATGATATACATGAAGCATTTGCAGATAAAAACGTCAAGGCAGTAATGGCTTGTATCGGTGGATTTAATGCAAATGAAATATTGCCGTATCTTGATTATGAGCTGATAAGAGCAAATCCGAAGATACTTTGCGGATATTCGGATATAACAGCTTTACTTAATGCCGTTTATGCAAAAACGGGCTTGGTGACATACCATGCACCTCACCTTGCGGCACTCGGATTTCTTAACGAGCGTGAATATACGGAAAAATACTTTTCGGAATGTATAATGAGTGACGCTTCTTTCGCTGTCACACCGTCAGTAGCTTCGCAAAGTTATACAGTCATTCAGAAAGGAAAATGTGAGGGCGAGATAATAGGAGGAAATCTTTGTACGTTGAATCTATTACAGGGTACGCCTTATATGCCTGAGATTGAAAATAGAGTATTGTTCCTTGAAGATGATAATATCATGGGCGATTACTTCGTGTGCGAATTTGACCGTAATCTGCAATCGCTTCTTCAAATCAGCGGAGCAGACACGATAAGAGGAATCGTGTTCGGCAGATTTGATGAAAGCTGCAAAATGACCGAAGATATTGTAAAAGCAATCGTCAAGGACAAAGTATCTCCTGACATTCCAATTGTATTTGGTGTAGATTTCGGTCATGTATTTCCGATGTTCTCTTTTCCTATCGGTGGAAGAGTTCGTTTATCGGTAAATAATAGCATTGACCTTAAAATCATAGAGCATTAA
- a CDS encoding NUDIX hydrolase, translating into MGYILDLRKIEGVGHRPLQMVGCGVFIFDEQDRVLLEQRTDDGTWCVPAGSMELGETPEEAARRECLEETGLCVKDLQFYNMQSGEKCHFTYPNGDEVYALDINFVCRSYEGNLKRQEEEVLRLQFFAKGELPENLCENDKEVIKAIWEKHS; encoded by the coding sequence ATGGGTTATATATTAGATCTTAGAAAAATAGAAGGTGTTGGTCACAGACCGCTTCAAATGGTGGGATGTGGAGTGTTTATCTTTGATGAGCAAGACCGGGTTTTGTTGGAGCAGCGAACAGATGACGGTACATGGTGTGTACCCGCAGGCAGTATGGAACTGGGGGAGACACCGGAAGAGGCTGCCAGACGTGAGTGCTTGGAAGAAACAGGCTTGTGTGTAAAGGATTTGCAATTTTACAATATGCAGTCGGGCGAAAAATGTCACTTTACCTATCCCAATGGAGATGAAGTGTATGCATTGGACATTAACTTTGTTTGCAGGTCATATGAGGGAAATTTAAAGCGACAGGAAGAGGAAGTCCTACGGCTTCAATTTTTTGCTAAAGGAGAACTCCCGGAAAATTTGTGTGAGAATGATAAAGAAGTGATTAAAGCAATATGGGAGAAACACTCTTGA
- a CDS encoding NUDIX hydrolase: MNNKYFTVCGIVEINGKILLVRHTYGTAEGRILVPGGYVQEGELPSKAIEREVLEETGVSAKTKAVFSVQFKPEQWCVVFTLEYVSGEPKSDGYENNEVLLLPAEEAVEREDITNMSREILRAYITDKANVLGKSDYVPRSTTADKYEIYGV; this comes from the coding sequence ATGAATAACAAGTATTTCACAGTATGCGGCATAGTCGAGATAAACGGGAAAATCCTGCTCGTCCGCCACACCTACGGTACTGCCGAGGGGAGGATACTCGTTCCGGGAGGTTATGTGCAGGAGGGCGAGCTGCCCTCAAAAGCGATCGAGCGTGAGGTGCTGGAAGAAACAGGCGTGAGCGCAAAAACCAAAGCCGTATTCTCGGTGCAGTTCAAGCCCGAGCAGTGGTGTGTGGTGTTCACTTTGGAGTATGTAAGCGGTGAACCAAAGTCGGACGGCTATGAGAATAACGAGGTGCTGCTTTTGCCCGCCGAGGAAGCAGTAGAGCGTGAGGATATTACGAATATGAGCAGGGAGATACTTCGGGCGTATATCACTGACAAGGCTAATGTGCTTGGCAAGAGCGATTATGTGCCGAGATCGACAACGGCTGATAAATATGAGATATATGGGGTTTGA
- a CDS encoding HIT family protein, translating into MCLICDNQLFHGYTLFLYKHHGDKTELFHLDPTERAKFLEEMTIVAEAVSRAFGAEKINYELLGMGDAHLHWHLLPRVNGDIENYGNNGRGPVWWYPMEKMYSDDNKPSEEQLADMKSRLLE; encoded by the coding sequence ATGTGCCTGATATGCGATAATCAGCTTTTTCACGGCTACACACTGTTCCTCTACAAGCACCACGGAGACAAGACCGAGCTGTTCCACCTTGACCCGACAGAGCGGGCAAAGTTCCTTGAAGAAATGACTATCGTTGCCGAGGCGGTGTCAAGGGCATTCGGTGCGGAGAAGATAAATTATGAGCTGCTTGGTATGGGTGATGCGCACCTGCACTGGCATCTGCTCCCGAGGGTAAACGGAGATATTGAGAACTACGGTAACAACGGCAGGGGTCCGGTATGGTGGTATCCTATGGAGAAGATGTATTCAGATGACAACAAACCAAGTGAGGAACAGCTTGCGGATATGAAAAGCAGGCTGCTTGAGTAA
- a CDS encoding DUF3592 domain-containing protein has protein sequence MNKKKNKKNQKTQNYRCNQQTPKKAKVSGPAEQRKKISPVKKVIIASVCFLPFLIFGAAMIKMGIFEISHRKACSAEVKGVIVTDVSVQKVRSRTGKGTRYTRYDYSANYTFEYNGEAFTDRITTTHKIKKGQEIKVRCDPDDPEDHYVKNLGDSVMMVFIIIFGAFWDAIWVFLIFCIWRYQLRHSH, from the coding sequence TTGAATAAAAAGAAAAACAAGAAAAATCAAAAGACACAAAATTACCGCTGCAACCAACAGACCCCGAAAAAAGCAAAAGTTTCCGGACCCGCAGAACAGCGAAAAAAGATCTCACCTGTCAAGAAGGTGATCATCGCTTCTGTCTGTTTCCTGCCATTTCTGATATTCGGAGCAGCTATGATAAAAATGGGTATATTCGAGATCTCGCATCGGAAAGCCTGCTCAGCCGAAGTTAAGGGCGTGATAGTCACGGATGTATCTGTACAAAAAGTAAGAAGCAGAACCGGCAAGGGGACCCGTTATACAAGATATGATTATTCAGCCAATTATACTTTTGAATACAATGGCGAAGCTTTCACTGACAGAATTACAACTACACACAAGATCAAAAAAGGACAGGAGATCAAAGTCAGATGTGATCCTGATGACCCTGAAGATCATTATGTCAAGAATCTTGGTGATTCGGTAATGATGGTATTTATCATCATCTTCGGGGCCTTCTGGGATGCTATATGGGTTTTCCTGATCTTTTGTATATGGAGGTACCAATTGCGGCACTCCCACTAA
- a CDS encoding dockerin type I domain-containing protein has translation MSFLTALIMALTLVLFLPYTAVSAKAAPYENYFNKQDDKEVKYDSSYWIQPPSWNTPKIDPRDFDGWVMLFADKIGLEPEYAHGKVQRVYFSLLGVETPVSTMKFHIFYDTRLKVVENYKGELITPGKAVEGFTTGSAMVEEGQLAFYAYSDTAVPIEKASLFTIDFRVPEDAEPGELYPIGMSYVDDGVVCDTFMGNNRDYAEKAQMTFVFTKGIYNGYIKIIGDPRTKKADMTLKIPRDGRKTSTDPKEWFGKIPDGVEISDMEWTELDSLNEFGEVDKFTAGKVYGLKFRLSPANGSLFSKKFEATVNGKKVQYLGNDITNGGVFYTEIEALEKIVGDLNNDGMVNVTDLSLLAAHIKGRRKLPDTTAADLNSDGKTDITDLSKLAAHIKGRRLLIDPEYTDPTDIPD, from the coding sequence TTGAGCTTTTTAACGGCACTTATTATGGCGCTGACATTGGTATTATTCCTGCCGTATACTGCTGTCAGTGCAAAGGCGGCGCCTTATGAAAACTATTTCAACAAACAGGACGACAAGGAAGTAAAGTATGACAGTTCCTACTGGATACAGCCGCCTTCTTGGAACACCCCGAAGATCGATCCGCGGGATTTTGACGGCTGGGTAATGTTATTTGCCGACAAGATAGGTCTTGAACCCGAATACGCGCACGGCAAGGTGCAGAGGGTATATTTCAGTCTGCTGGGTGTTGAAACCCCTGTAAGCACAATGAAATTCCATATCTTCTATGACACCAGACTGAAGGTCGTTGAAAACTACAAGGGCGAACTGATAACCCCCGGTAAAGCTGTGGAAGGATTTACCACAGGTTCTGCAATGGTGGAGGAAGGTCAGCTGGCGTTCTATGCCTATTCCGACACAGCAGTACCTATCGAAAAGGCAAGCCTTTTTACGATAGATTTCCGTGTACCCGAAGATGCTGAACCCGGGGAACTTTACCCTATCGGTATGTCATACGTCGATGATGGTGTAGTATGTGATACTTTTATGGGTAATAATCGTGACTATGCTGAAAAAGCCCAGATGACATTCGTGTTCACCAAGGGCATATATAACGGATATATAAAGATAATCGGCGACCCGAGAACCAAAAAAGCCGACATGACCCTTAAAATACCCCGCGATGGCAGAAAAACTTCAACCGACCCCAAGGAATGGTTCGGCAAGATCCCCGATGGTGTCGAGATAAGTGATATGGAGTGGACTGAACTGGATTCACTCAACGAATTCGGCGAGGTCGATAAATTCACGGCAGGGAAGGTCTACGGTCTTAAGTTCAGGCTTTCCCCTGCAAACGGCAGTCTTTTTTCAAAGAAGTTTGAAGCCACTGTAAACGGCAAAAAGGTTCAATATCTGGGTAACGATATAACTAATGGCGGTGTGTTCTACACCGAGATCGAAGCCCTTGAAAAAATAGTCGGTGACCTGAACAATGACGGTATGGTCAATGTTACAGATCTTTCGCTCCTTGCAGCCCACATCAAGGGCAGGAGAAAACTCCCCGACACCACAGCTGCAGATCTCAACAGCGACGGAAAGACGGATATCACCGATCTTTCAAAGCTTGCAGCACATATCAAGGGCAGGAGACTGCTTATCGATCCGGAATATACTGATCCCACTGACATACCGGATTGA
- the glpK gene encoding glycerol kinase GlpK yields the protein MKKYILSLDQGTTSSRAVLFDRNGAKVFSAQYEFPQIFPKAGWVEHDPKDILDSQLRAVNDCTSYLTANGEDISEIAAIGVTNQRETTMIWDKNTGEPVYNAIVWQCRRTAETCSRFAEQGLEKFFRSKTGLLIDPYFSATKIKWIFDNVEGVREKAQRGELLFGTVDTWLIWNLTGRKVHATDYTNASRTMLFNIHTLQWDKEILGLLGIPENILPDVRDSSGDFGITDKSLIGAEIPICGCAGDQQAALFGQCCFLKGDVKNTYGTGGFLLMNTGDECVESANGLLTTIAWGIGGKVTYALEGSVFVSGAVIKWLRDELCIISTAEETAAIAESVPDNGGVYFVPAFVGLGTPYWDSDARGVICGLTRGSGRAHIVRAALEAIAYQTADVIKAMEEDTSALGLIKVDGGASQNDFLMQFQADILGRSMIRPRNIESTAAGAAFLAGLHCGMWQNREDLNRISQKFREFIPAMTDDKRKELIGGWKKAVGRSIIKADENR from the coding sequence ATGAAAAAATATATACTTTCCCTGGATCAGGGGACAACTTCTTCACGTGCAGTGCTTTTTGACAGAAACGGTGCAAAGGTATTTTCAGCACAGTACGAATTCCCCCAGATATTCCCGAAAGCTGGCTGGGTGGAACATGACCCCAAGGATATACTCGATTCCCAGCTTCGCGCCGTCAACGACTGCACCTCCTACCTCACTGCCAACGGCGAGGATATATCCGAGATAGCCGCCATCGGTGTGACCAACCAGCGCGAGACTACCATGATATGGGATAAAAACACAGGCGAACCTGTATACAACGCAATAGTTTGGCAGTGTCGCCGCACCGCCGAGACCTGCTCGCGTTTTGCCGAACAGGGGCTTGAAAAATTCTTCCGCAGCAAGACAGGTCTGCTTATAGACCCCTATTTCTCTGCCACAAAGATAAAGTGGATATTCGATAACGTTGAAGGTGTCCGCGAAAAAGCGCAGCGGGGCGAACTCCTCTTCGGAACGGTGGATACATGGCTGATATGGAACCTCACAGGCAGAAAAGTCCATGCCACCGACTATACCAACGCCTCCCGCACCATGCTTTTCAATATCCATACTCTGCAATGGGATAAGGAGATACTGGGTCTTCTCGGCATACCCGAAAATATCCTCCCCGATGTAAGGGATTCCTCGGGGGATTTCGGTATTACCGACAAGTCGCTGATAGGTGCCGAGATACCCATTTGCGGCTGTGCAGGCGACCAGCAGGCGGCACTTTTCGGACAGTGCTGTTTCCTCAAAGGCGATGTAAAGAACACCTATGGCACAGGCGGATTCCTGCTGATGAACACAGGGGACGAATGTGTTGAAAGCGCCAACGGTCTGCTGACCACTATCGCATGGGGCATCGGCGGAAAAGTCACCTATGCGCTGGAGGGTTCTGTGTTTGTATCGGGTGCGGTGATAAAATGGCTGAGGGACGAACTCTGCATAATCTCCACCGCGGAGGAGACTGCCGCCATAGCCGAAAGCGTACCCGATAACGGCGGAGTATACTTCGTACCCGCATTCGTGGGTCTTGGCACCCCCTACTGGGACAGCGATGCACGCGGCGTTATCTGCGGACTTACCAGGGGTTCCGGACGCGCCCATATCGTTCGTGCCGCCCTTGAAGCCATAGCCTACCAGACAGCAGATGTCATAAAAGCCATGGAGGAAGACACCTCAGCCCTCGGGCTTATCAAGGTTGACGGCGGCGCATCACAGAACGATTTCCTGATGCAGTTTCAGGCTGATATCCTTGGCAGAAGCATGATACGTCCCCGCAATATCGAATCCACCGCCGCAGGTGCCGCATTCCTTGCAGGACTTCACTGCGGTATGTGGCAGAACCGCGAAGACCTCAACCGCATCTCTCAGAAATTCCGCGAATTTATCCCCGCCATGACAGATGATAAGCGAAAAGAACTCATCGGCGGCTGGAAAAAAGCGGTGGGAAGAAGCATAATTAAAGCAGACGAAAATAGGTGA
- a CDS encoding Dabb family protein gives MIRHICMFKLKNENKDALIKEFCERAESLKAIPQLKRYEVVYNDKRTPDSNYDVSLIFDFDSVEDLNAYQTSDTHINFGKFVATVKEERACIDYEF, from the coding sequence ATGATAAGACACATTTGTATGTTCAAACTTAAAAACGAAAACAAGGACGCGCTGATAAAGGAATTCTGCGAGAGGGCTGAAAGCCTGAAAGCTATCCCTCAGCTGAAAAGATACGAGGTAGTATACAACGACAAGAGAACTCCCGACAGCAACTATGATGTTTCGCTGATATTCGATTTTGACAGCGTTGAAGACCTTAACGCTTATCAGACTTCCGATACACATATAAACTTCGGCAAATTCGTGGCGACCGTAAAGGAAGAAAGAGCCTGCATCGACTACGAATTCTGA
- the radA gene encoding DNA repair protein RadA: MAKAKSAYVCSNCGFEASKWNGKCPECGEWNTFEEVEIQVSARTAGKSRGSAVKDISDSILNIGAVDASVREIRYDTGMNELNRVLGGGLVKGSLVLLGGEPGIGKSTMLLQICQTMGDDHTILYVSGEESARQIKLRADRLGVDNENLYLLAETDAESICAAIVKEKPEIVIIDSIQTMSISGISSAQGSVTQVRECTNMFMRTAKSEEIPIFIVGHVNKDGAIAGPKVMEHIVDCVLYFEGQRNMTYRILRAVKNRFGSTNEIGVFEMADAGLLEVDNPSMLMLEGRPLNVSGSCVACVMEGSRPIMAEVQALVSKSSTSQPKRTATGFDYYRMSIILAVLEKRLGYFFGGLDVFINIVGGLKLDDTAADLTVAMALYSSVTDKVVDEKTIALGEIGLGGELRNITHAEQRIQEAERMGFEKVIIPYYAAKKINAAKYGIKVIGARSIKEAFKELG, translated from the coding sequence ATGGCTAAGGCGAAAAGCGCTTATGTATGCTCGAACTGCGGTTTTGAAGCAAGCAAGTGGAACGGAAAATGCCCCGAATGCGGCGAATGGAACACCTTTGAAGAGGTGGAGATACAGGTATCTGCGAGAACTGCGGGCAAAAGCAGGGGTTCGGCTGTAAAGGATATCTCCGACAGCATACTGAACATCGGTGCAGTGGATGCAAGTGTCCGCGAGATACGCTATGACACGGGAATGAATGAACTCAACAGAGTGCTTGGCGGCGGACTTGTAAAGGGTTCGCTGGTACTTCTGGGCGGTGAACCCGGCATAGGCAAATCCACCATGCTTTTGCAGATATGTCAGACCATGGGCGACGACCATACTATATTATATGTATCGGGTGAGGAATCCGCAAGGCAGATAAAGCTGAGGGCTGACAGGCTGGGTGTGGATAACGAGAACCTCTACCTGCTGGCTGAAACGGACGCTGAAAGCATATGCGCGGCGATAGTCAAGGAAAAGCCCGAGATAGTCATTATCGACTCGATACAGACCATGAGCATAAGCGGAATATCCTCGGCGCAGGGGTCGGTGACACAGGTGCGCGAGTGTACCAATATGTTCATGAGGACGGCGAAATCCGAGGAGATACCCATATTCATCGTGGGTCACGTAAACAAGGACGGCGCTATCGCAGGTCCTAAGGTCATGGAACATATCGTTGACTGCGTGCTGTACTTTGAGGGTCAGAGGAATATGACTTACAGGATACTCCGCGCGGTGAAGAACAGATTTGGTTCAACCAATGAGATAGGCGTTTTTGAAATGGCTGACGCGGGACTTCTGGAGGTGGACAACCCCTCGATGCTGATGCTTGAGGGCAGACCGCTGAACGTTTCGGGCAGCTGTGTAGCCTGCGTAATGGAGGGTTCGCGCCCTATCATGGCGGAGGTTCAGGCACTGGTATCGAAAAGCAGTACCTCTCAGCCAAAGAGGACGGCTACGGGATTTGACTATTACAGGATGTCCATAATACTGGCGGTGCTTGAAAAGCGGCTGGGGTATTTCTTCGGCGGGCTGGACGTATTTATTAATATAGTAGGCGGTCTGAAGCTGGACGATACGGCGGCTGACCTTACAGTGGCTATGGCGCTGTATTCAAGCGTGACGGACAAGGTGGTTGACGAAAAGACCATCGCACTGGGCGAGATAGGTCTGGGCGGAGAACTCAGGAACATCACCCATGCGGAACAGCGCATACAGGAAGCCGAGAGAATGGGGTTTGAAAAGGTCATAATCCCCTATTATGCGGCTAAGAAGATAAACGCCGCAAAGTACGGCATAAAGGTCATAGGTGCAAGGTCGATAAAGGAAGCTTTCAAGGAACTGGGATAA
- the rplU gene encoding 50S ribosomal protein L21, with translation MYAVIETGGKQYQVKAGDELFIEKLNVNADDSVTFDKVMAVGSDAGIKVGAPYVEGATVSAKVVKNGKAKKITVFTYKPKKGEKRKMGHRQPYTKVVIEAINA, from the coding sequence ATGTACGCAGTAATTGAAACAGGCGGAAAGCAGTATCAGGTAAAGGCAGGCGATGAGCTCTTCATCGAGAAGCTGAACGTTAATGCTGATGACAGCGTTACTTTTGACAAGGTAATGGCAGTTGGTTCTGATGCAGGTATCAAGGTTGGCGCTCCTTACGTTGAGGGTGCAACTGTATCCGCAAAGGTAGTCAAGAACGGCAAGGCTAAGAAGATCACAGTCTTCACCTACAAGCCCAAGAAGGGTGAGAAGAGGAAGATGGGTCACAGACAGCCCTACACCAAGGTAGTTATCGAAGCTATCAACGCATAA
- a CDS encoding ribosomal-processing cysteine protease Prp has protein sequence MIAADFFKNESDMLTGFRVSGHAGLADLGYDVCCASVSSAVMMAANTLTEAFKLEADIEVGEDEIKLTMKDTDENADKVLMGLLIHLYNLKDEFPGHIKLKVG, from the coding sequence ATGATCGCCGCAGATTTTTTCAAGAATGAGAGCGATATGCTTACAGGCTTTCGCGTTTCGGGTCATGCAGGTCTGGCAGATCTCGGGTATGATGTTTGCTGTGCAAGTGTCAGTTCCGCTGTTATGATGGCGGCTAACACCCTCACTGAGGCTTTCAAGCTGGAGGCTGATATCGAGGTGGGTGAAGACGAGATAAAGCTTACCATGAAAGATACCGATGAGAACGCGGATAAAGTCCTGATGGGACTGCTCATCCATCTGTACAATCTGAAGGATGAATTTCCGGGGCATATCAAGCTGAAAGTCGGCTGA
- the rpmA gene encoding 50S ribosomal protein L27: protein MIKISMQFFAHKKGMGSTKNGRESESKRLGVKRADGQFVLAGNILVRQRGTHIHPGENVKRGSDDTLFATSDGVVRFERMGKDRKKVSVYPQA, encoded by the coding sequence ATGATAAAGATCTCAATGCAGTTTTTCGCTCATAAAAAGGGAATGGGTTCTACAAAGAACGGCCGTGAGTCCGAGTCCAAGAGACTTGGTGTAAAGAGAGCTGACGGACAGTTCGTACTGGCCGGCAACATCCTGGTTCGCCAGAGAGGTACTCACATTCACCCCGGTGAGAACGTTAAGCGTGGTTCTGATGACACTCTGTTCGCAACCAGCGACGGTGTTGTAAGATTTGAAAGAATGGGTAAGGACCGTAAGAAGGTTTCTGTTTATCCTCAGGCTTAA